In the Nitrospiria bacterium genome, CCGCAATTTTGAAGGCCATCTCCGAGGAATCCACATCGTGATAGGATCCGTCGACAACCCGGACCCGAATGTCGACCATCGGGTAACCGGCCATCACCCCGTTATCCATGGCCTCGCGGATGCCTTTCTCAATGGCGGGAATATATTCCTTCGGAATCGCTCCGCCGACGATTTTATTGACGAATTCAAATCCTTTTCCGGGCTCCACCGGCTCGACTTCGAGAAAAACATGGCCGTACTGTCCGCGGCCGCCGGTCTGCCGGATGTATTTTCCTTCGGCCTCGGCCTTGGCTCGGATGGTCTCCTTGAACGCGACCTGGGGTTTTCCCACATTGGCATCGACCTTGAATTCCCGCAGGAGCCGATCCACAATGATTTCAAGATGGAGCTCCCCCATCCCGGAGATGATCGTTTCGAGGGTCTCTTCATCGGTTGAAACCCGGAACGAGGGATCCTCCTGGGCCAGTCGCTGCAACGACAAACCCAGCTTCTCCTGGTCCTGCTTCGTTTTCGGTTCGATCGCCATGGAGATGACGGGCTCCGGAAACTTCATCACCTCGAGCAGGATGGGATGATCTTCCTCGCAGAGCGTGTCCCCGGTCGTGGTGTTCTTCAGACCGACGGCGGCCGCAATCTCACCCGCGTAGACCTCCTTGATGTCTTCGCGTTTGTTGGCGTGCATCTTCAAAAGGCGGCCGATCCTCTCCTTGTTGTCCTTCGTCGAATTGTAGGTATAGGAGCCCGCCTTGAGCACCCCCGAGTAGACGCGGAAATAGGTCAGCTGACCCACGAAGGGATCGGTCATGATCTTAAACGCCAGGGCCGAAAAGGGCTCGTCGTCGCTGACCCGGCGCTCCACCTCCGTTCCGGTTTTTGACTCGATCCCCTTCACCGGGGGGAGATCGGTCGGCGCCGGGAGATACTGGACGACGGCGTCCAACAACAGCTGGACCCCCTTGTTTTTGAACGAAGCGCCGCACAAAACCGGATTGATCTTCATCATCAAGGTGCCATTCCGGATGGCGCGGTGAATCTCTTCCGGAGACAGATCCTGACCGTCCAAAAACTTCTGAAGGACCGTTTCGTCGAATTCGGCGACGGAATCCAGCATTTTTTCACGGTATTCCTTGGCCAGCGTCATCAGATCTTCCGGGATGTCCTTTATTTCGTATTTCGCTCCAAGGGTCTCGTCGTCAAAGAAGACCCCCTTCATCGAGATGAGATCGACCGATCCGCGGAATCCCGATTCTTTTCCGATCGGAATCTGAATGGGCACGGGCTTCGCCCCCAGGCGATCCACCATGGATTTTACGCTTTCATAGAAATCGGCCCCGGTGCGATCCATCTTGTTCATAAACGCGATCCGGGGCACCTTGTATTTGTCCGCTTGGCGCCATACGGTTTCGGATTGCGGCTCCACGCCCTGAACCGAATCGAACACGGCGACCGCGCCATCCAAAACGCGAAGCGACCGCTCGACCTCGATGGTAAAATCCACATGGCCCGGCGTATCGATGATATTGATACGGTAATCTTTCCAGAAGCAGGTGGTCGCGGCGGCCGTGATCGTGATGCCCCGTTCCTTCTCCTGCTCCATCCAGTCCATCGTCGTGGTGCCCTCGTCCACTTCTCCGATCCGGTGGGTCATCCCGGTATAATAGAGGATCCGCTCCGTCGTGGTGGTCTTGCCGGCATCGATATGGGCCATAATGCCGATGTTTCGCGTGCGATCCAGTGAATATTGCCGAGGCACGATTTCCTCCGAATTCCGTTCAGTGACAGTTACCAACGGTAATGCGCAAAGGCCTTGTTCGCTTCTGCCATGCGGTGCGTATCTTCCTTCTTTTTAATCGCCCCGCCCGTGTTGTTGGACGCGTCCAAAATTTCGGCCGCCAGCTTCTCCTGCATGCTTTTCCCGGAGCGTTGCTGGGCGAATTGAGTCAGCCAGCGCAGCGCCAGCGCCAGGCGGCGGTTCGGGCGAATCTCCACGGGAACCTGATACGATGCGCCTCCGACACGACGCGATTTTACCTCCAGCATGGGCTTGACGTTATCCATCGCCGTCTTAAAGACCTTCAAGGGATCGTTTCCGGTTTTGGTCTTGATGGAATCCATCGCCTGGTAGCAGATCTTCTCGGCCGTGCTTTTTTTCCCCTTGCGCATGATCACGTTGATCAGCTTGCTGACCAATTTGTCGTTGTACCGGGGGTCCGGGCTCACCACGCGTTGCGAGATCGCTGCTCTTCTTGGCATAGTCTTCTCTGGGTAGCTATTTGGGCCGTTTGGCGCCGTACTTGGACCGGCCCTGTTTACGATTCTGTACGCCCACCGTATCCAATGCACCCCTCACGATGTGGTAACGCACACCCGGGAGGTCCTTCACACGCCCCCCCCGCACCAGGACGATCGAGTGTTCCTGCAAATTATGACCGACCCCGGGAATATACGTCGTGACTTCCATTCCGTTCGTCAATCGGACTCGGGCCACCTTCCGCAGGGCCGAATTAGGCTTCTTGGGAGTGGTCGTATAGACTCGGATGCACACTCCTCTTTTCTGGGGCGAACCTTTCAGGGCCGGGCTCTTCGTTTTACCCTTCGCCAGTTTTCTTCCTTGTCGCACAAGCTGATTGATCGTCGGCACGAGTCCCCTCTCAGACTGAAAAACCCATCGTCATCAAAGACAGAAATCAATGAATCCGGAAAAACTTTAGGATTCTACTGGATAATAATCCAATTGTCAAGGTATTTTAACGGAACAGATTTACCGTGTTCCGAATGAAATCGGGCCACACCCCGGAGCGGGTTCCGCCCCGGCAGGATGGACCACCATCAGGCTGATCATCACGGAAGGTTTTCCTTCAGAGCCAAATCCTTCCCCTCGCCTCCTTCCTCGATGGATTCCGTTGCGACTTCCTGAACCGGTTCCGCCGGCACCTTTACAAAAGTTTCTCGATAGGCGTCCAACCCCGTGCCCGCGGGGATCAAGCGCCCGACAATCACGTTTTCCTTCAACCCGGTCAGATCATCCATCTTTCCGTTGATGGCCGCTTCGGTGAGCACCCGCGTCGTTTCTTGGAACGAAGCGGCTGAAATAAAGCTATCCGTCGAGAGCGATGCTTTGGTGATGCCCAGGAGGATCGGCTTCCCGATGGCCGGTTTTCCGCCTTGCTCCGTGACTTTCTCATTTTCCGCGGCAAATACGGACTTCTCGATCTGACTCCCGATGAGAAACTCGGTATCTCCCGGATCCTCGATCTTCACCTTTCGCAGCATTTGTCGGACGATGATCTCGATGTGCTTGTCATTAATGGCCACGCCCTGGAGACGGTAAACCTCCTGCACCTCATCCACCAGATATTTTTGCAATTCCTTCGGTCCCAGCACGTCGAGAATGTCGTGGGGATTCGCGGAGCCGTCCATCAGGGCTTCACCGGCATGGATCCAGTCGCCTTCATGAACGCTGACATGCTTCCCCTTCGGAATATAATATTCTCGGACATCCCCCATCTC is a window encoding:
- the rpsL gene encoding 30S ribosomal protein S12, which gives rise to MPTINQLVRQGRKLAKGKTKSPALKGSPQKRGVCIRVYTTTPKKPNSALRKVARVRLTNGMEVTTYIPGVGHNLQEHSIVLVRGGRVKDLPGVRYHIVRGALDTVGVQNRKQGRSKYGAKRPK
- the fusA gene encoding elongation factor G, encoding MPRQYSLDRTRNIGIMAHIDAGKTTTTERILYYTGMTHRIGEVDEGTTTMDWMEQEKERGITITAAATTCFWKDYRINIIDTPGHVDFTIEVERSLRVLDGAVAVFDSVQGVEPQSETVWRQADKYKVPRIAFMNKMDRTGADFYESVKSMVDRLGAKPVPIQIPIGKESGFRGSVDLISMKGVFFDDETLGAKYEIKDIPEDLMTLAKEYREKMLDSVAEFDETVLQKFLDGQDLSPEEIHRAIRNGTLMMKINPVLCGASFKNKGVQLLLDAVVQYLPAPTDLPPVKGIESKTGTEVERRVSDDEPFSALAFKIMTDPFVGQLTYFRVYSGVLKAGSYTYNSTKDNKERIGRLLKMHANKREDIKEVYAGEIAAAVGLKNTTTGDTLCEEDHPILLEVMKFPEPVISMAIEPKTKQDQEKLGLSLQRLAQEDPSFRVSTDEETLETIISGMGELHLEIIVDRLLREFKVDANVGKPQVAFKETIRAKAEAEGKYIRQTGGRGQYGHVFLEVEPVEPGKGFEFVNKIVGGAIPKEYIPAIEKGIREAMDNGVMAGYPMVDIRVRVVDGSYHDVDSSEMAFKIAGSMGFKEAVRRASPVLLEPIMTIEVIVPEEYMGDIIGDLNSRRGKIQGMRARAGAQVIDGLVPLKEMFGYATDIRSMSQGRAVFTMQFSHYDQVPKQIADEIIAKVQGKAEA
- the rpsG gene encoding 30S ribosomal protein S7 yields the protein MPRRAAISQRVVSPDPRYNDKLVSKLINVIMRKGKKSTAEKICYQAMDSIKTKTGNDPLKVFKTAMDNVKPMLEVKSRRVGGASYQVPVEIRPNRRLALALRWLTQFAQQRSGKSMQEKLAAEILDASNNTGGAIKKKEDTHRMAEANKAFAHYRW